One window of Lacerta agilis isolate rLacAgi1 chromosome 14, rLacAgi1.pri, whole genome shotgun sequence genomic DNA carries:
- the CD8A gene encoding T-cell surface glycoprotein CD8 alpha chain, producing MTRIFPFLWSVGLILCCCWSQANSMAPIKLTGDVPRASRTPVELKCEPNSRELMSLEVYWVRQNLDLTTHFILRTSPRSKSTPETVRGYTASASSGVYLLKITSFGEEYEGIYYCLFFRNQVVHLSSGLKVYLPKATTIAPQVSTPSEGLKTTTGCPHSTASDPDDDVMFPCELYIWAPLAGGCFLLLVMLVITMSVCCDPRRRRRRCRCKRPLNGTNGTVTMSRLIK from the exons atgacCAGAATTTTTCCTTTCCTGTGGTCCGTCGGCCTGATACTAT GCTGCTGCTGGTCCCAAGCCAACAGTATGGCGCCAATCAAGTTGACCGGTGACGTCCCCCGAGCCTCCAGAACTCCAGTGGAACTGAAATGTGAGCCCAACAGCAGAGAACTAATGAGTTTAGAGGTGTACTGGGTCCGTCAAAACTTGGACCTCACCACTCATTTCATCCTACGTACTTCTCCAAGGTCTAAAAGCACGCCAGAAACGGTCAGAGGCTACACAGCATCAGCAAGTTCTGGCGTTTACCTGCTGAAAATTACCAGCTTCGGGGAGGAGTATGAGGGCATCTATTATTGCCTTTTTTTCCGCAACCAAGTGGTCCACCTCAGTTCAGGCCTCAAAGTCTACCTGCCAA aGGCTACCACCATCGCACCCCAGGTTTCAACTCCCAGTGAAGGACTTAAAACAACCACGGGATGTCCACATTCCACAGCCTCAG ATCCAGATGACGATGTGATGTTCCCCTGTGAGCTGTACATTTGGGCCCCCTTAGCAGGTGGTTGCTTCCTTCTGCTGGTAATGTTGGTGATCACCATGTCGGTGTGCTGTG ATCCAAGGAGGCGGCGACGGCGTTGCAGATGTAAAAG GCCTCTGAACGGAACCAATGGGACAGTCACTATGTCACGCTTGATCAAATAA